One genomic segment of Aquipluma nitroreducens includes these proteins:
- a CDS encoding phospholipase C/P1 nuclease family protein: MNSFLVRYSILFVLFVGLCSWGEKAHRKINSSCVEFFPKELNQLKVWAPILGDHGSDADFRKKDDKTEFAKHFIDIDNYDDFNRKHRIEEDFETAYLKYGIEKIKKEGTLPWATDSTYNALVQDFKSGNWDQAVLTAADLGHYVGDGFMPLHITANYDGQLSAQTRIHRRYEETMIDRNINEIQFKPFTCTKINGVKSCIFSYVYANHSSVSLLLKADSHAYTEAGNQYNSRYYERLWMESGLFTIRLLEESSKTMAGLIYTAWLEAGKPKIPADLGN; this comes from the coding sequence ATGAATTCATTTCTGGTTCGATATTCAATTCTTTTTGTCCTTTTTGTCGGTCTTTGCAGTTGGGGTGAAAAAGCTCATCGCAAAATCAATTCATCGTGCGTCGAATTCTTTCCAAAGGAATTGAATCAACTGAAAGTTTGGGCTCCAATACTAGGCGATCATGGTTCTGATGCCGACTTCAGGAAGAAAGATGACAAAACTGAATTTGCGAAGCATTTTATTGATATCGACAATTACGACGATTTTAACCGCAAACATCGGATTGAAGAAGATTTTGAAACGGCATACCTAAAGTATGGGATTGAGAAGATCAAAAAGGAGGGAACTTTGCCTTGGGCCACGGATTCAACCTACAACGCATTGGTTCAGGATTTTAAGTCAGGGAATTGGGATCAGGCCGTTTTAACCGCAGCCGATTTGGGGCATTATGTTGGCGATGGTTTTATGCCGCTTCATATAACTGCCAACTATGATGGGCAATTGAGCGCACAAACCAGAATCCATCGCCGTTACGAAGAAACGATGATCGATAGGAATATTAATGAGATTCAGTTTAAGCCATTCACCTGTACCAAAATAAATGGAGTCAAGTCGTGCATTTTTAGTTATGTATATGCCAATCACTCCTCCGTAAGTTTATTGTTAAAGGCAGATAGTCATGCCTATACAGAGGCTGGAAATCAATACAACAGTCGTTATTATGAGCGTCTTTGGATGGAATCAGGTTTATTTACAATCCGGCTTTTGGAGGAATCATCGAAAACAATGGCAGGATTAATTTATACCGCCTGGCTCGAAGCGGGGAAGCCGAAAATCCCTGCAGATCTTGGAAATTAA
- a CDS encoding recombinase family protein: protein MQQVVLFGRVSSTNERQSFERQINDLTQLATKLNYRVVSVFAEKISGATKNAARKELLNMIEFVNSNQIDKVLVTELSRLGRDTLQVLQTIEILNQNKISLYIQNYNIETLTPEKQINPMSQFLITILAEVARMERKTIENRLASGYMNFRNAGGGVGRKAGFRKSNEAMKDQYTEEIKMLKKGYSFTHINQITQTNKNTLTKLKKLFID, encoded by the coding sequence ATGCAACAAGTAGTATTATTCGGCAGGGTTTCCAGTACGAACGAACGCCAAAGTTTTGAGCGACAGATTAACGATTTAACCCAACTGGCAACAAAACTGAATTATAGGGTTGTTAGTGTTTTTGCTGAAAAAATATCAGGTGCAACAAAAAACGCTGCACGGAAAGAATTACTAAACATGATTGAGTTTGTAAACAGTAACCAGATTGATAAAGTACTGGTAACAGAATTGTCACGGCTAGGCCGTGACACGTTGCAGGTATTACAAACCATCGAAATCCTTAACCAGAACAAAATTTCGTTGTATATCCAAAATTACAACATCGAAACGTTAACACCAGAGAAACAAATCAACCCAATGAGCCAGTTCCTTATTACCATACTGGCAGAGGTGGCACGGATGGAACGTAAGACCATCGAAAACCGTTTAGCTAGTGGTTATATGAATTTCCGTAATGCTGGTGGTGGGGTTGGTCGCAAAGCTGGTTTCCGTAAAAGTAATGAGGCGATGAAAGATCAATACACGGAAGAAATCAAGATGTTGAAAAAGGGTTACAGTTTCACTCATATCAACCAGATAACCCAAACCAACAAAAACACGTTAACCAAACTAAAAAAGCTGTTCATCGATTGA
- a CDS encoding WD40/YVTN/BNR-like repeat-containing protein, whose protein sequence is MKRLFYLLLMVSLMACENEDEVKEPTLQTITVTPVASGSSEIFTDISFGTNKVGYICGSMGTLIKTTDGGKSWTKVQSDIKPSLNCIQALDDKNVFTARNELYHTKDGGTTWETAGLENVGSGIFDLHFTSPSVGFIAKNGVMKSTDSGKTWTLKFDAGADEEYYALNYNRLQFLDGNIGFCAGGKTYDGSTVGNMVKTTNGGETWTSLKMKMSQITAFHFLDANNGFVFNFNQELWKTTDGGTSWMKVSSSIPEKYPDCYFVNESKIILRTSNAIYHSVDGGITWVKDYTLTDTTGQLTNMKFIDSRSGFVIGNNGFLAKITLN, encoded by the coding sequence ATGAAACGATTATTTTATCTGCTTTTAATGGTCAGCCTTATGGCTTGTGAGAACGAAGACGAGGTGAAGGAGCCAACTTTACAAACAATTACCGTTACTCCTGTTGCATCAGGGAGTTCTGAAATATTTACTGATATTTCTTTTGGTACCAATAAAGTGGGCTATATCTGTGGTTCGATGGGAACCTTAATAAAGACAACCGATGGCGGAAAGAGCTGGACTAAAGTTCAATCGGATATAAAACCAAGTTTGAATTGCATTCAGGCGCTTGATGACAAGAATGTTTTTACTGCAAGAAATGAGCTTTATCATACGAAAGATGGTGGTACTACCTGGGAAACTGCCGGATTGGAGAATGTGGGCTCTGGTATTTTCGATTTGCATTTTACGAGTCCGTCTGTCGGGTTTATAGCGAAAAATGGCGTGATGAAATCAACCGATTCAGGAAAAACATGGACTCTGAAATTTGATGCCGGTGCCGATGAAGAGTATTATGCCTTAAATTACAATCGGTTGCAGTTTCTTGACGGGAATATAGGGTTTTGTGCCGGAGGGAAAACCTACGATGGAAGTACGGTTGGCAACATGGTAAAAACTACGAATGGTGGCGAAACCTGGACAAGTCTAAAAATGAAGATGAGCCAGATTACAGCTTTCCACTTTTTGGACGCCAATAATGGCTTTGTTTTTAATTTTAATCAGGAATTGTGGAAAACGACGGATGGCGGAACTTCCTGGATGAAAGTCAGTTCTTCAATACCTGAAAAATATCCGGATTGTTATTTTGTGAATGAGTCGAAAATAATACTTCGTACCTCTAACGCGATTTATCATTCAGTAGATGGAGGAATTACCTGGGTGAAAGACTATACTTTGACAGATACCACAGGCCAATTGACTAACATGAAATTTATTGATTCTCGCTCAGGATTTGTAATAGGCAACAACGGGTTCCTGGCTAAAATAACGCTCAACTAG
- a CDS encoding tyrosine-type recombinase/integrase — translation MVNVKFKIRKREENGFVKFEITHNNFRGRVRKHIGKGLSSEYDIYLNDFSNDIERYFEGKEVTFDATQIYANDYVERAKQKGSIFTYSDEFITLKRNTFNKRTRCYLSSSSINSYIKSIKNFKQFLTSKQLSELPEVLNDSVLNDYYNYLHPLSHNYRVKMHFRIKEFITYLMSEKRLAIDISYLKSNFSEQYDNQETDDDDRALTVEDMIKLNSLRNEFNKGIFRLKAYEKSKTIPANLQIKQRSTKESNLKRTLDCFLFMCSTGMYVSDVKKIQLVLKSTRNGEYIQYRRAKNNTYCKGIPIIDNDCFVGKTLLKAYNIKSGSNFPLNLSLNQFDKNLKIISELAGLNINLTSKMGRKTFASIYYFTHRININDIQVMLGHKEIKHTMHYLRIEDDDFATRIQEQLGLTG, via the coding sequence ATGGTAAATGTAAAATTTAAAATTAGAAAAAGAGAAGAAAATGGTTTTGTGAAGTTTGAAATTACACACAACAATTTTAGAGGTCGAGTAAGAAAACATATCGGTAAAGGGTTATCATCAGAGTATGATATTTACCTGAATGATTTTAGCAATGATATTGAGAGGTATTTCGAGGGTAAAGAAGTGACATTTGATGCTACACAGATTTACGCTAATGACTATGTTGAAAGAGCGAAACAAAAGGGTTCAATTTTTACCTATTCAGATGAGTTTATCACGCTGAAGCGTAATACATTCAACAAGAGAACGAGATGTTATTTATCAAGTTCTTCAATTAATAGTTATATTAAATCAATTAAAAACTTTAAACAATTTCTTACATCAAAGCAGTTAAGTGAATTACCTGAAGTCTTAAATGATAGTGTATTGAATGATTATTATAATTATCTCCATCCATTATCACACAATTATCGTGTAAAAATGCACTTCCGCATCAAAGAGTTCATAACTTACTTAATGAGTGAAAAACGATTGGCAATTGACATATCATATCTGAAATCTAATTTTTCTGAACAATACGATAATCAGGAAACAGATGATGATGATCGGGCATTAACCGTTGAGGATATGATTAAACTAAATTCATTACGCAATGAATTTAATAAGGGTATCTTTCGATTAAAGGCTTATGAAAAATCCAAAACCATTCCTGCCAATTTACAAATAAAACAGAGATCGACTAAAGAATCTAACCTGAAGAGAACTCTGGATTGTTTCTTATTCATGTGTTCAACAGGTATGTATGTTTCTGATGTAAAAAAAATACAATTGGTATTAAAAAGTACAAGAAACGGTGAGTATATTCAGTACCGAAGGGCGAAGAATAATACTTACTGTAAAGGTATCCCAATAATAGATAATGATTGTTTTGTAGGTAAAACACTTCTAAAAGCCTATAATATTAAATCTGGTTCAAACTTTCCACTGAACTTATCGCTCAACCAGTTTGATAAAAACCTGAAAATAATTAGTGAATTAGCAGGTCTTAATATTAACCTAACCTCTAAGATGGGACGTAAAACGTTTGCAAGTATATACTACTTCACACACAGGATTAACATCAATGATATTCAGGTAATGTTAGGTCACAAAGAAATAAAGCACACAATGCACTACCTGCGCATTGAAGATGATGATTTTGCAACTCGAATACAGGAACAATTAGGTCTTACAGGGTAG
- a CDS encoding RES family NAD+ phosphorylase — translation MNQSTIRTLNYLKGIKKSAYPIVEILDQIKTLNDNGYISGTLPVETEIVRARLHDDNESFYSKSQLTYVPNQLNTKYKRASTPNNTMFYGTLSNPQPARYSDLRDIPLIECHPWLRDKTTKGYRKVTFGRWKLLKEIRFVAIVQHDNFKSVNPTIKYLSDVFNKMLTENREDTIEITNFFASEFAKEETTNDYDYLISAILSEEYLKAGIDGIIYPSVRSNGEVFNVAITAEVADKYMTLVQVTECSVYKYFENCWMDNDFNTLLYANQTNFTLEPLEYPEHIGTEYCLKQLGLSSLDELK, via the coding sequence ATGAATCAAAGTACGATCAGAACATTAAATTATTTAAAAGGCATAAAAAAATCAGCATACCCAATTGTAGAGATTTTAGACCAAATTAAGACATTAAATGATAATGGGTATATAAGTGGAACGCTTCCTGTTGAAACAGAGATTGTAAGAGCCAGATTGCACGATGACAATGAAAGTTTTTATTCAAAGTCTCAACTGACCTATGTTCCCAACCAATTAAATACCAAATATAAAAGAGCAAGCACACCAAACAACACCATGTTTTATGGTACTCTAAGTAACCCTCAACCAGCAAGATATTCAGATTTAAGAGATATTCCACTTATTGAATGTCATCCGTGGCTTAGAGATAAAACAACAAAAGGGTATAGAAAGGTAACATTTGGAAGATGGAAACTTTTAAAGGAAATACGGTTTGTTGCAATAGTTCAACATGATAATTTTAAATCTGTTAATCCAACAATAAAATATTTGTCAGATGTTTTTAATAAAATGCTAACCGAAAATAGAGAAGATACAATTGAAATAACCAATTTTTTTGCTAGCGAATTTGCAAAAGAAGAAACAACCAATGATTACGATTATTTAATTTCAGCGATTTTGAGTGAAGAATATTTAAAAGCAGGAATCGATGGCATTATTTATCCAAGCGTTAGATCAAATGGTGAAGTTTTTAATGTCGCTATAACAGCTGAAGTTGCTGACAAGTATATGACATTGGTACAAGTAACTGAGTGTTCTGTTTACAAATACTTTGAAAATTGTTGGATGGATAATGATTTCAATACTTTACTATATGCAAATCAAACAAATTTCACTTTAGAACCATTGGAATATCCTGAGCATATTGGTACTGAATATTGTTTAAAACAATTAGGGTTAAGTTCTTTAGATGAGTTAAAATAA
- a CDS encoding winged helix-turn-helix transcriptional regulator — protein sequence MEVTVAEDQLIDLRKKLEIFFDGNEKHHEFCPVRDIMDRFGDKWSLLAILNLGNSGKIRFNELKGKIEGISQRMLTVTLRSLERDGLITRTIYAEVPPRVEYELTQLGKGLLQQIMELAQWASNSMDEIMKARMDYDSKLQ from the coding sequence ATGGAAGTAACTGTTGCAGAAGATCAGTTGATTGACCTTCGTAAAAAATTGGAAATATTTTTTGATGGAAACGAAAAGCACCACGAATTTTGTCCGGTTCGCGATATTATGGATCGGTTTGGCGATAAATGGTCGTTACTGGCCATCCTTAATTTGGGCAATTCGGGTAAAATCAGGTTTAACGAATTAAAGGGTAAAATTGAAGGAATTTCTCAACGGATGCTTACCGTAACCCTTCGGTCGCTTGAGCGTGATGGTTTGATAACCAGGACGATTTATGCAGAAGTTCCTCCACGCGTTGAATATGAATTGACCCAACTTGGGAAAGGGTTGCTTCAGCAAATTATGGAACTTGCACAATGGGCTTCCAACAGTATGGACGAAATTATGAAAGCAAGAATGGATTACGACAGCAAACTTCAGTAG
- a CDS encoding NAD(P)H-dependent oxidoreductase, translating into MSALNNLEWRYAAKRMNGQKVPAEKLEKILKAIQLAPTSIGLQPFTVLVVENEELKAKMAPAIYNQPQITEGSHVLVFAAWKEYSDENVEKYLNNIATVRGIPVESLDGMRNMINGAISGKTPEQLLNWNSRQAYIALGTGLAVAAEEQVDSTPMEGFDPDALDAVLGLQEKGLRSTVILALGYRDAEKDYLSSSAKVRRNKEELFVRL; encoded by the coding sequence ATGAGCGCATTAAACAATTTAGAGTGGCGTTATGCCGCTAAAAGAATGAACGGACAAAAAGTTCCGGCAGAAAAATTGGAGAAAATCCTGAAAGCAATTCAGCTGGCACCTACCTCTATCGGGTTACAGCCGTTCACCGTGTTGGTGGTCGAAAATGAAGAGTTGAAAGCAAAAATGGCTCCGGCAATTTACAATCAGCCGCAAATAACCGAAGGTTCGCATGTGTTGGTATTTGCTGCATGGAAAGAATATAGCGACGAAAATGTGGAGAAATACCTGAATAATATTGCAACAGTTCGCGGCATTCCAGTTGAATCGCTGGATGGAATGCGTAACATGATTAACGGTGCAATTTCAGGAAAAACTCCTGAACAGTTGTTGAATTGGAATTCTCGTCAGGCTTATATTGCGCTTGGAACCGGCTTGGCTGTGGCCGCCGAAGAACAAGTTGATTCGACACCAATGGAAGGATTTGACCCGGATGCATTGGATGCAGTTCTTGGCCTTCAGGAAAAAGGATTGCGCAGTACAGTTATACTTGCTCTGGGATACCGCGATGCCGAAAAAGATTACCTCAGTTCGTCGGCAAAAGTGAGAAGAAATAAAGAAGAATTGTTCGTCCGACTTTAA
- a CDS encoding DUF6908 domain-containing protein: MKTLNATSTATLNKIVSKMEDGYIKIDNTDSSFMPVSVEVVFENDKYMVISVAHYYDQNGDLMADPEMCFIQLKGMGLFMPSYFKQDGFLGREQESVLFEDGIIKGIRTKMQADHTSFANMWLRNIKNQQNL, from the coding sequence ATGAAAACACTGAACGCAACCTCAACAGCTACACTGAATAAAATAGTTTCCAAGATGGAAGATGGTTACATCAAAATTGACAACACCGATAGTTCATTTATGCCTGTGTCCGTTGAGGTAGTTTTCGAAAACGATAAATACATGGTCATATCGGTTGCTCATTATTACGACCAGAACGGTGATTTAATGGCTGACCCTGAAATGTGTTTCATTCAATTGAAAGGAATGGGTTTATTCATGCCTAGCTACTTCAAACAAGATGGTTTTTTAGGTCGTGAACAAGAATCGGTATTGTTTGAAGATGGTATCATTAAAGGTATCAGAACAAAAATGCAAGCAGACCATACATCATTCGCTAATATGTGGCTTAGGAATATTAAAAACCAACAAAACCTTTAA
- the folB gene encoding dihydroneopterin aldolase, producing the protein MALIEIEGMEFYAFHGHFEVEKVAGNRFLVNLNIQADLGKAGQSDRLEDTLDYQKAYLAVKEEMAISSDLLEHVCQRIITRIKSEFPEAQKVSVKVSKMNPPMGGQIEKVSLTMEG; encoded by the coding sequence ATGGCTTTGATTGAAATTGAAGGAATGGAGTTTTATGCTTTTCACGGGCATTTTGAGGTGGAGAAAGTTGCAGGAAATCGATTTCTGGTGAACCTTAACATTCAAGCGGACTTAGGCAAAGCCGGACAGTCGGATCGATTAGAGGACACGCTCGATTACCAGAAAGCTTATCTGGCAGTGAAAGAAGAAATGGCTATTTCTTCTGATTTGCTTGAACATGTATGTCAGCGAATCATTACTAGGATTAAATCTGAATTTCCGGAGGCTCAAAAAGTATCGGTAAAAGTTTCGAAAATGAACCCGCCGATGGGTGGCCAGATCGAAAAAGTAAGTCTGACGATGGAAGGATAA
- a CDS encoding glycoside hydrolase family 27 protein, whose translation MKNRTNLFLFVVAAFLIASCAGKQAKPVTENQDKQFWQYAKTPPMGWNSWDCYGPTVTESEVKANADYMAANLKQHGWEYIVVDIRWFVANDKAGGYNEKDPVYTLDEYGRLLPAVEKFPSAADGKGFKPLADYVHSKGLKFGIHLMRGIPVEAVKKNLPVMGTNVKAADIYSDSLQCGWLHDMHTVDTLKTGAQEYYNSIFNLYASWGVDYVKVDDLSRPYHHGEISMIRKAIDQSGRPMVFSTSPGATPLKWANHVVNHSNMWRICDDFWDNWKMLEPQFKRCADWAPYIGEGHWPDADMLPLGHIALRAERGTDRMTGFTKTEQYTLMNLWAMFRSPLMFGGDLPTNDEFTLSLLTNDEVLAVNQNSSKNKQLKAENGLIVWTADVPGTENKYVAFFNINDSGTSEISVNLAELGVAGNYTVKDLWSKEDKGSVTDKFTVSVEPHASVLVRFSKMK comes from the coding sequence ATGAAAAACAGAACCAATCTATTTCTATTCGTCGTTGCAGCGTTTTTGATTGCATCTTGTGCCGGCAAACAAGCAAAACCAGTTACCGAAAATCAGGACAAACAGTTCTGGCAATACGCCAAAACCCCACCAATGGGTTGGAATAGCTGGGATTGCTACGGGCCAACCGTTACCGAGTCTGAAGTAAAAGCAAATGCCGACTATATGGCTGCAAACCTGAAACAACATGGTTGGGAATACATTGTGGTTGACATTCGCTGGTTTGTAGCAAACGACAAAGCGGGCGGCTACAATGAAAAGGATCCGGTTTACACTCTGGATGAATACGGTCGTCTATTGCCAGCCGTGGAAAAATTCCCTTCAGCAGCCGATGGCAAAGGATTTAAACCTTTAGCTGACTATGTTCATTCAAAAGGACTGAAATTTGGGATTCACCTGATGCGCGGAATTCCGGTTGAAGCGGTAAAGAAGAACCTACCAGTGATGGGAACGAATGTAAAAGCTGCCGATATTTATTCCGATTCGCTTCAGTGTGGATGGCTTCACGATATGCACACTGTTGATACGTTGAAAACGGGTGCTCAGGAATACTACAATTCTATTTTCAACCTGTATGCCTCGTGGGGTGTCGACTATGTAAAAGTTGACGATTTGTCGAGGCCATATCACCATGGCGAAATCTCGATGATTCGGAAAGCCATTGACCAGAGTGGCCGCCCGATGGTCTTCTCAACTTCGCCTGGCGCTACTCCGCTAAAATGGGCCAATCATGTGGTGAATCACTCCAACATGTGGCGCATTTGCGACGACTTCTGGGACAACTGGAAAATGCTTGAACCTCAGTTTAAACGCTGTGCCGACTGGGCTCCTTACATTGGCGAAGGTCACTGGCCTGATGCCGACATGCTTCCTCTCGGGCATATTGCTTTGCGCGCTGAACGTGGTACCGATCGCATGACAGGCTTTACCAAAACAGAGCAATATACTCTGATGAATCTTTGGGCAATGTTCCGCTCGCCGCTGATGTTTGGCGGCGATTTGCCTACGAACGACGAGTTTACGCTTTCACTTTTGACGAACGACGAAGTGTTGGCGGTAAATCAGAACAGTTCTAAAAACAAGCAGTTAAAAGCTGAAAATGGATTGATTGTCTGGACTGCAGACGTTCCCGGAACTGAGAATAAATACGTGGCCTTTTTTAACATCAACGACTCTGGGACTTCAGAAATTTCAGTAAATCTCGCTGAACTTGGCGTTGCCGGAAATTATACTGTAAAAGACTTGTGGAGCAAGGAAGATAAAGGTTCGGTTACTGATAAATTCACTGTTTCAGTTGAACCACATGCCTCGGTTTTGGTAAGGTTTTCGAAAATGAAATAG
- a CDS encoding IS4 family transposase, with amino-acid sequence MNSGKYVFAQLLQFVSKYEFERCVERYQGDYHVRELNCWNQFVQLFFGQLTSRNSLRDICTCLKAHKNKLYHLGIKQNVNQSSLSRANERRDWRIFADFGEYLIKMVRPLYANSPIPNIDIDNDIFALDSTTISLSIKLFSWAKGKYSRGAVKIHTLLDLRGSIPAFIFITDGKYHDSNILDIMGPIPEAIYLMDKAYVDFAALYNIHRAGAFFVTRAKVTLDYSVIECNYNIDERSGLRSDKTINLNGYKSKKLYPEMLRLVEYYDDEKNILLVFLSNNFEVSAMEIAYLYRNRWQIEVFFKWIKQNLTIKKLWGNSENAVALHIWVAICTYLIVAYVKYSLKSTLSIYEIMQILGISVFDKAPVKELITELEVNQNFKEQYDLFNDQF; translated from the coding sequence ATGAATTCAGGAAAATATGTTTTTGCCCAGCTATTACAGTTTGTCAGTAAATACGAGTTTGAAAGGTGCGTCGAGCGTTACCAAGGAGATTACCATGTAAGGGAATTGAACTGTTGGAACCAGTTTGTTCAACTTTTCTTTGGTCAACTCACTTCCCGGAATTCATTAAGAGATATTTGTACTTGTTTGAAAGCCCATAAAAATAAACTTTATCATTTGGGCATAAAGCAAAATGTCAATCAGTCTAGCCTTTCACGTGCAAACGAGCGAAGAGACTGGAGGATCTTTGCTGATTTTGGTGAGTACCTGATAAAAATGGTCAGACCACTATATGCAAACAGTCCAATCCCAAATATTGATATTGACAATGACATATTTGCCCTTGATTCAACAACCATATCTTTGAGCATAAAGCTATTTAGTTGGGCAAAAGGCAAGTACTCACGGGGAGCAGTAAAGATTCATACACTACTCGATTTAAGAGGAAGCATTCCTGCATTTATATTTATCACAGATGGCAAATACCATGATAGCAACATACTGGATATCATGGGTCCCATCCCTGAAGCAATATATCTGATGGATAAAGCGTATGTTGATTTTGCCGCTTTATACAATATTCATAGAGCAGGTGCATTTTTTGTTACAAGAGCAAAAGTGACATTAGATTACTCGGTTATTGAATGCAATTACAATATTGACGAACGCTCAGGATTAAGAAGCGATAAGACTATAAACCTAAATGGATATAAGTCTAAAAAACTTTATCCAGAAATGCTTCGACTGGTTGAATATTACGATGACGAGAAAAATATATTGCTCGTTTTCCTAAGCAATAACTTCGAAGTATCGGCAATGGAAATTGCTTATCTGTACCGTAACCGTTGGCAAATAGAAGTGTTCTTTAAATGGATAAAACAAAATCTGACGATAAAGAAACTCTGGGGTAACTCAGAAAATGCGGTTGCCCTCCATATCTGGGTAGCTATCTGTACATACCTGATTGTCGCATACGTCAAATATTCACTCAAAAGTACACTGTCTATTTATGAGATAATGCAAATCTTAGGCATTTCAGTATTCGACAAGGCACCCGTAAAGGAGCTAATTACTGAATTAGAAGTCAATCAAAATTTCAAAGAACAATATGATTTATTTAATGATCAATTTTAA